A section of the Kribbella sp. HUAS MG21 genome encodes:
- a CDS encoding ABC transporter substrate-binding protein: MLVSFVVSRRRVLGLGLGGVAAGLLPGCAAEGPAASGGGQPRSGGRLRAAFSGGGAAEVLDPHQTNLYVEIARTKALYDKLADYGSDMAPQPRLAESWEPSADLRTWRITLRQATFHDGKPVRPADVLASFARIVEPGSARRAKSALSVIELAASRAVGERVVEFRLKRPYGEFPNALATLGAYVVPGGTPDLAKPVGSGPFKFRSFEPGRSFVAVRNDQYWDGAPYLDELQLLISNDEAARVNALLGKQVEYAHDLTPTSARTHEQSVQIHRLPLSNFHGLAMKVDRPPFDKPELRQALFHLVDRDELIRSVLHGSGQPGNDLYGKNYKYYASDLAQRGQDLDRAKALLKKAGAEGATIDFDTSDASTGLKEAALAISDQAKAIGLTLNVKLGNKDSYWADIAKSGVLASYRSGAMPLESHISQRLLTSSTTNNTQWRRPEFDKLYYDAQSTTDENKRADLYRRMQQQLFDEGGFLWWGVSDWIVASAQNVRGVDDKAPANTLNWARFDKVWLA; the protein is encoded by the coding sequence GTGCTCGTGTCGTTCGTGGTGAGTCGTCGTCGTGTTCTTGGTCTTGGCTTGGGCGGGGTCGCCGCGGGTCTGCTGCCGGGGTGTGCCGCGGAGGGGCCGGCCGCCTCCGGCGGCGGGCAACCGCGCTCCGGCGGCCGGCTGCGGGCCGCGTTCTCGGGCGGCGGAGCGGCCGAGGTCCTCGATCCGCACCAGACCAATCTGTACGTCGAGATCGCCCGGACGAAGGCGCTCTACGACAAGCTCGCGGACTACGGCTCCGACATGGCGCCGCAGCCCCGCCTCGCGGAGAGCTGGGAGCCGAGCGCCGACCTGCGCACCTGGCGGATCACGCTCCGCCAGGCGACGTTCCACGACGGCAAGCCGGTGCGGCCCGCGGACGTGCTGGCGAGCTTCGCGCGGATCGTCGAGCCGGGCTCGGCACGCCGCGCGAAGTCCGCGCTGTCGGTGATCGAGCTCGCCGCCAGCCGCGCGGTCGGCGAGCGGGTGGTCGAGTTCCGGCTGAAGCGCCCGTACGGCGAATTCCCGAACGCGCTGGCCACGCTCGGCGCGTACGTCGTCCCGGGCGGCACGCCCGACCTCGCGAAACCGGTGGGCAGCGGGCCGTTCAAGTTCCGCTCGTTCGAGCCCGGCCGGAGCTTCGTCGCCGTACGCAACGACCAGTACTGGGACGGGGCGCCGTACCTGGACGAGCTGCAGCTGCTGATCAGCAACGACGAGGCCGCGCGGGTGAACGCGCTGCTCGGCAAGCAGGTCGAGTACGCGCACGACCTGACGCCGACCAGCGCCCGCACGCACGAGCAGAGCGTCCAGATCCACCGGCTGCCGCTGAGCAACTTCCACGGGCTCGCGATGAAGGTCGACCGGCCGCCGTTCGACAAGCCCGAGCTGCGGCAGGCGCTGTTCCACCTGGTCGACCGGGACGAGCTGATCAGGTCGGTGCTGCACGGTTCGGGTCAGCCCGGCAACGACCTCTACGGCAAGAACTACAAGTACTACGCGAGCGACCTGGCCCAGCGCGGCCAGGACCTGGACCGCGCGAAGGCGCTGCTGAAGAAGGCCGGCGCCGAGGGCGCGACGATCGACTTCGACACCTCGGACGCGTCGACCGGGCTCAAGGAGGCCGCGCTCGCGATCAGCGACCAGGCGAAGGCGATCGGCCTGACGCTGAACGTCAAGCTCGGCAACAAGGACAGCTACTGGGCCGACATCGCGAAGTCCGGCGTGCTGGCCAGCTACCGCTCCGGTGCGATGCCGCTGGAGTCGCACATCTCGCAGCGGCTGCTGACGTCGTCGACCACCAACAACACGCAGTGGCGGCGACCGGAGTTCGACAAGCTGTACTACGACGCGCAGTCGACGACCGACGAGAACAAGCGCGCGGACCTGTACCGGCGAATGCAGCAGCAACTCTTCGACGAGGGCGGCTTCCTGTGGTGGGGCGTCTCGGACTGGATCGTCGCCTCCGCGCAGAACGTCCGCGGCGTCGACGACAAGGCCCCCGCGAACACCTTGAACTGGGCCCGTTTCGACAAGGTCTGGCTGGCGTGA
- a CDS encoding ABC transporter permease, with protein MTRYVVQRVLLGVVQVVLVMAGMFFLTEALPGDAAVTIAGDNPDPAVIAALREKLGLDESAWHRLGEWLVKALHGDFGQSLVGPRSVADLIAAAAAPTALLACLTLVLLIPLSVGLGMLAARREGGRLDRIITGSTLGLYSAPEFAMGILLVTVFAVKLAWFPPTAVGTSLTSNPAVLVLPVFVLLLRPICSLSRLVRAGMIDAEQSEYVRHVRRAGLSPTRVRLAHALPNAIAPSVQQLARTVDWLVGGVIVIEAIFVVPGLGTALADAVAARDLPVIQGLAVVLATTTVLVNLAADLAARILAPAAEAGR; from the coding sequence GTGACGCGGTACGTCGTCCAGCGGGTGCTGCTCGGCGTTGTCCAGGTGGTGCTGGTGATGGCCGGGATGTTCTTCCTGACCGAAGCGCTGCCGGGCGACGCGGCGGTGACGATCGCCGGGGACAACCCGGACCCGGCGGTGATCGCGGCGCTGCGGGAGAAACTCGGGCTCGACGAGTCCGCCTGGCACCGGCTCGGCGAATGGCTGGTCAAGGCGCTGCACGGCGACTTCGGCCAGTCGCTGGTCGGCCCGCGTTCGGTCGCCGATCTGATCGCGGCCGCGGCCGCGCCGACCGCCTTGCTGGCCTGTCTGACGCTCGTCCTGCTGATCCCGTTGTCGGTCGGGCTCGGCATGCTGGCCGCGCGTCGCGAAGGCGGACGGCTCGACCGGATCATCACCGGCAGCACGCTCGGGCTGTACTCGGCGCCGGAGTTCGCGATGGGCATCCTGCTGGTCACCGTGTTCGCGGTGAAGCTCGCCTGGTTCCCACCCACGGCCGTCGGTACGTCGCTCACCAGCAATCCCGCCGTACTGGTGCTGCCTGTGTTCGTCCTGCTGCTGCGGCCGATCTGTTCACTCAGCCGGCTGGTCCGGGCCGGCATGATCGACGCCGAGCAGTCCGAGTACGTCCGGCACGTACGACGGGCCGGCCTGTCGCCGACGCGCGTCCGGCTCGCACACGCGCTGCCCAACGCGATCGCCCCGTCGGTGCAGCAACTCGCGCGCACGGTCGACTGGCTGGTCGGCGGCGTGATCGTGATCGAGGCGATCTTCGTCGTACCCGGTCTCGGCACGGCACTCGCGGACGCCGTCGCGGCGCGCGATCTGCCGGTCATCCAGGGCCTCGCAGTCGTGCTCGCCACCACCACCGTGCTCGTGAACCTCGCCGCCGACCTAGCAGCCCGCATCCTCGCGCCCGCCGCCGAGGCGGGTCGATGA